In Citrus sinensis cultivar Valencia sweet orange chromosome 3, DVS_A1.0, whole genome shotgun sequence, the sequence AAtactataaatttatcaaaataagaaattcaaGGGATTTCAAAGAGGATTCTAACTAATTGCAATTAAACCTATAATTAGCTTTAGAATTTGTCTCATGATTTTGATACAATTTGGCATCACTGAATTTCACATATGTTTGACGtatttttcttaaacaaaTTTAGTGCAGATGAGTGACTATTCTTAAGTATTAAAGCACATGTAACATgtgattattttaaattaggaAGAACATAAATCAGGAGAAGGATCCTTACGctagtaaatttataatatgtatTACACACTTCATATGGCTATACTTACATGTAATTAACAGTGAATACCGAGCATGGTCATGCTTTcgcgggaaaaaaaaaatacaaaggaAAGAGCTACGATAATGTctagattatttaatttatagctTCAATCCAAATCATCTGTGCCCTCCACAAGATTCTGTCGGTATGGAGCAATGCAaacatcatttattttttattaatcataaGGCAGGCAATATAGTAGCCAAAGATAGAAAGTACATAAAGATCATTATTTTCTGAagtacaataatatttaatgataaattaattagaactaCGGCGCATGAAATTTGCTGCAATCAAGGCTTGCCACCAGGGCCAGGTTTTTTTCTGGGGTCATGCTTTGGATTGGGACCTGCATCATCATAATCCAGCACTGCACCAAGCATCAACCTCTTCCTCATATTCATGTCCTTTatacacaaaataaataaataaataaattactacaaattaattaaaggctcttttcaaaaaataaaattaattaaaggctTTGTATAATATTGCACGAtatcaaaaagtaaaaacgTATACGAACTGCCCATTGGTCTGCTGAATCCTTTATTTTCTAGGTTTGCACCAATTACTCTTGGTtattctttgtattttagaaataaaaaaatgatgtctACCCTAGAAATGATTTCCACTTCAACCTCCCTCAGACAAATTTTTAAGGTAACTTTgtcattgattcaaattttaaggATATCTCAAAAAATTTCGACTTTTATTTGTTCTTGTGTGGAGTTGAGATGGAGTTAGAATTAACTCTCTATcgttaagctaaaaaaaatccaaaagtcCATGTTAGTACTTCCATTAGCATTGGATCTAATTTTCAAaagtataataatatatttatctgATATAACCAAAGATtacttcaaataaatataacatgcAACGGGGGAAATATagagaataattaaatttttttgatgaaaATAGATATGCGACAGGAAACgtttaagataatttttaaaaatataattgaataaatcGTAGAGTTAAAAAGAGCATTTacccttaaataaaaaataattttttaaggttCGGGTGGGGAATACTATAAAATTCTCATCCACTAAACAACAAACCTAATCCTTAATCATACTAAAACTCGAGTGACTGCGAACTCATGAAGTGCATTCACAGTCAACGAAGCTAGCTCGACGGCTATGAATATTAACATTATTCTTCACATTATATTACGTTCGTTGGATATGTATAATATGctttaactttatttatttattttttaacttggtattataaaattcatatagCTTCTATACACACTACCTTGTCAAGTGAGTGTTTAGAGTGCATGTTATTGATCTTGAAGCCTTCAACCATgcctacaaaataaaaagtatacTGTCACaatttgaaacttaaatattaagatagattatattttatgtgtagAGATGCATGATATCAactaatttagaaaataaattctcaCCTGAAGATAATAAGAGAATATTGAATAGGAGATAAAGTAGAAGAAAGGTCTTGATCCTAAGAGCAGCCATTGATAATATAGAGTATGGAGCAATTGATGCTTAATTCACAGAACGAGGATGAGACGGGGGACGAAGGGTCTGCTTTTATTCTCAATTGTGAGTGGTAGGAAATGTGGGTTTATAGCTGTTGTGATGGTGAAACCCCACCAAATAGCAACAGAATTATAATGAAATGCAATAGCCCTTTTTCCCACAAGCCTTAAAGTCAAATATACTATTTTAATATGTTACATATCatcaaaaaagcaaaaaacaaaaaaacaaacagtcCCTTATTGCATGGCTCTAAGTCCATAAGCCATTTTCAGCTAGTTGGCTTTTTCGTGTTCTGTCAACGTTTGCATAAGTCAATCTGCTTTTCTTCGCCCTATTCTGTCTGTGGATCTTAATGCGCCACCAGCACTCATTTCTGATGACCATctcattttattgattttttaggttatattacattattgCTGTTATTGTTCAAAAGGCCAGATGTCAGATGACTTACCCCCAATACTTACCCCTACATGTACTACTTGCACCCATTGTTTTCCGAATTATggaatgatgaaaattaattaaagatgcTTGAACTTGTGTCTGCTTCAAGTTACAACAAAAAGGTTTGTTTTCCTCAAATGATAATTCATTGTTAAAAGTATCTTTAATGGTTGGATATCGGAATTTAAAATTGCTGCATgcaattatatatacatatatatatatatattggatCCCAAGTACTTTGTAAACTTCAGctctaatattatattaattgcaccaattattttagaaaaattgaCAGCGACACCTTGTATATTCATATGTATTACGCCACGTCCAATATATGGATTTAAGCTTTAACATAATATTGCAGCAAATATTTTAGGAAGAAGGACGGTGACACCCATAGTTTTGTGAAGTGGTCTTTGAGACCCTTCTTTACAtaaatattcatattttttggGAGCACAAACTCTCTTTTGTGTTCCCCAATGGTCAAATgaattaatctatttttttttctttttctttttttacatACAAACTCTCTTTTGTATTCAGCAATAGTCGCACAAATTcttgatatttgttttttaaaaaaatatctctgTCTC encodes:
- the LOC102611157 gene encoding uncharacterized protein LOC102611157: MAALRIKTFLLLYLLFNILLLSSGMVEGFKINNMHSKHSLDKDMNMRKRLMLGAVLDYDDAGPNPKHDPRKKPGPGGKP